In Campylobacter vicugnae, a genomic segment contains:
- the rpmI gene encoding 50S ribosomal protein L35, protein MPKMKSVRGAAKRFKVGKNKIKRGSAFRSHILTKMSPKRKRDLRQSQYVDSTNVSAVKKMLCI, encoded by the coding sequence ATGCCAAAGATGAAATCTGTTCGCGGTGCAGCTAAACGCTTTAAAGTTGGCAAAAACAAGATTAAAAGAGGCTCAGCATTTAGAAGCCATATCTTGACTAAAATGTCGCCTAAGCGTAAAAGAGACCTAAGACAATCTCAATATGTAGATAGTACAAATGTCTCAGCTGTTAAAAAAATGCTTTGTATATAA
- the rplT gene encoding 50S ribosomal protein L20 — translation MARVKTGVVRRRRHKKVLKLARGFYSARHKHFRKAKEQLERSLVYAYRDRRAKKRDFRRLWIIRINAACRLNDISYSRFINGLKKANIELDRKVLANLAMNDAAAFASIVAEVKKAL, via the coding sequence ATGGCAAGAGTTAAAACTGGTGTTGTAAGACGCCGCAGACATAAAAAGGTTCTAAAACTAGCTCGTGGTTTTTATAGTGCTAGACACAAACACTTTAGAAAAGCTAAAGAGCAATTAGAAAGAAGTTTAGTATATGCGTATCGTGATAGACGCGCTAAAAAACGCGACTTCCGCAGATTGTGGATTATCCGTATTAATGCAGCTTGCAGACTAAACGATATTAGCTATTCAAGATTTATAAACGGCCTTAAAAAAGCAAACATCGAACTAGACAGAAAAGTCTTGGCAAATTTAGCTATGAATGACGCAGCAGCATTTGCTAGCATTGTAGCAGAAGTTAAAAAAGCTTTATAA
- the ung gene encoding uracil-DNA glycosylase: MYSNLISYLDPDWQEFLKDELNSLNFAKIISFLNSQTATIYPPKELIFNAFNLCKPSNLKVIIIGQDPYHNAGEAMGLAFSTPNNIKTPPSLKNIFKELFDDLDCDIFTSRSSDLTSWANQGVLLLNSALTVEHNRPASHSKIGWQIFTAGVIRTINAKFEHCVFMLWGNHARALSSLINPTSHLVLEAAHPSPLARGAFFGSRHFSKCNEYLLFHNKKAIQWLI; encoded by the coding sequence ATGTATTCAAATTTAATATCATATTTAGATCCAGACTGGCAAGAGTTTTTAAAAGATGAGCTTAATAGTTTAAATTTTGCTAAGATAATTTCATTTTTAAATTCTCAAACTGCTACGATTTATCCACCAAAAGAGCTTATTTTTAATGCTTTTAATCTATGCAAGCCAAGTAATTTAAAGGTTATAATTATCGGTCAAGATCCATATCATAATGCTGGTGAAGCAATGGGATTAGCCTTTAGCACTCCAAATAATATAAAAACACCGCCAAGTTTGAAAAATATCTTTAAAGAGCTTTTTGATGATTTAGATTGTGATATATTTACTAGTAGAAGCAGTGATCTAACTAGCTGGGCAAATCAAGGAGTTTTGTTATTAAATAGTGCTTTAACAGTAGAGCATAATCGCCCTGCTTCGCACTCTAAAATTGGTTGGCAAATCTTTACTGCTGGCGTTATCCGCACTATAAATGCTAAATTTGAACATTGTGTATTTATGCTTTGGGGAAATCACGCAAGAGCGTTATCAAGTCTTATCAATCCAACTTCTCATTTAGTATTAGAAGCAGCTCATCCTAGCCCGTTGGCACGTGGGGCATTTTTTGGCTCAAGGCACTTTAGTAAGTGTAATGAGTATTTGCTTTTTCATAATAAAAAAGCAATCCAATGGCTCATATAA